The genome window GCCATAATTTATAATCTTAGTTTATATTAGTGTTCAATTTTTAAAAAGACAGACACGGAGCTAAAACCAAATCAGTCTATACTAGTAATGGCCTCTTTTGAGACCTATTTTTATTTAAAAGAGCCAATGATGAGATTTGAACTCATGACCTCTTCCTTACCAAGGAAACGCTCTACCCCTGAGCTACACCGGCAAAACCCCTATTATTAAGGAAATGGACAACATGACTTTAAACCCAATAAAAATAGAGTTTAATTTAGAGCGAGAGACCAGGTTCGAACTGGCGACATTCAGCTTGGAAGGCTGACGCTCTACCAACTGAGCTACTCTCGCATTTATTAGTTTTACAACTAAAAGGTTTTCATTATTTCAAATTATCTTCCCAGATAAAATCAAGTGGGGAGAGCAGGATTCGAACCTGCGAAGGTTTCCCAACGGAGTTACAGTCCGTCCTCGTTGGCCGCTTGAGTATCTCCCCAAAAAGTCTATTAAGACCTTACTATTTTAAAGAGCCGATGGAGGGACTCGAACCCACGACCTGCTGATTACAAATCAGCTGCTCTAGCCAGCTGAGCTACATCGGCTTTTATACTTTTTTAGCCATAAAAAAAGCCCGCTATTTCTAACGGACTGCAAATGTAAGCCTATTTTTTAATTACCAAAATCTTTTTTAATATTTTTTTTAGTGTGCGGCTAACTTTTCTTTTCTTTTTTTCAATTGACGCTCTAAAGAAGCCACACATTCATCTATACACTGCTCAAAAGTTTTACAAGTCTTCTTTACTACCATATCATCTCCAGGAACAAAAAGTCTTATTTCAGCTATTTTATTTTCTGGAGCAGAGGTCTTTTGCACCTTTAAATACACATCTGCGTTGATGATTTTGCTGTAGAACTGTTCCAACTTATCTAATTTGTTTTGAGAAAAATTGATCAGTTTTAAATCGGCATCAAAATTGACTGCTTGCATGTTTACCTTCATAATACATAGTTTTAGATTAATTATTTTTTAGACCTAGGGTGTGCATTACCATAAACACCTTTTAACGTCGCCATACTAGAGTGCGTATAAATTTGTGTTGATGATAAACTAGCATGACCTAGTAATTCTTTTACAGCGTTTAAATCTGCACCACGATCTAGCAAATGAGTTGCAAACGTATGCCTCAATACGTGGGGACTTATTTTAACCTTCAAAGAAACCTTACTAAAATATGATTTTATCACTCGATAAACAAGACTTGGATACATTTTAACTCCTTTGGAGGTTGTAAATAATTCATCAGTTAACGGTTGAACTTTAGACTGGCGCAATACTACATACTGTTCTATATGACTTTTAATGGAATATACTAAGGGTATGATTCTCTCCTTATTCCTTTTACCCAAAACTTTAATCGTCTGACCCACCAGATCAACATCCTTGAGCTTTATATTGATCAACTCTTCTCTTCTTATGCCTGTCGCATAAAAGAGCTCAATAATTAAAAAATCTCGTGACTCTACAAAGTTTGTGCTATCGTAGGAAGAATCCAGCAATTTCAACACCTCCTCTGTTGAGAAAGGTATTTGAATCTTTTTAGAAACTTTAAGGCTTTTATACGAGGCCGCTGGACTTGAGGTTATCTCTCCTACTTTAAGAAGAAATTTAAAATAAGACTTTAACGAAGACATCTTTCTATTCACTGTGCGATTAGAACCTCCATTCTCTAGCAAGCTGGTGACCCAACCTCTAATCAAACTGTAGTTCACCTCATTTATACCTAAGACCCCTTCTTCTCTCAGGAAAAAATTAAATTGATTTAAATCCTTCTCATAAGCTAAGATGGTATGAGAAGAATAATTTTTCTCTAATTGAAGATATTCTATATACGAAGTAAGATCCATAAAAAAACCGCTAATTGTAAATGTATAAATTTACAACTAGCGGTATGATATTCTAAAGGAAAAATTCTCTAGATATTCTCTGCGTCACGAAGTCCTTGAATGTAAGAAGCTTTAATGTTTTGAGCACGTTTTGCAACAGATGGTTTAGTAAACTGCTGTCTTCTACGTAGTTCTCGCATTTTTCCTGTACGATCAAATTTTCTTTTGAAACGCTTTAGAGCTCTGTCGATATTTTCTCCGTCTTTTACTGGTATTATTAACATAGTGTCATCACCTCCTTTCTTTGGGATCGCAAAAATACATATTATTTTACAATCTCAAAGATATTTATTTGATTTGATATTTGTATTATTTTCACTTTCGCTCCATGCCTGTCGGCAGGCAGAAAAGCAAAACGCTACGCCTACTTTGCAGCAGGTTTATAATCCTTACCGTCCAAAGTCATTTTTGCAATAATCTCCCGCATAATCTCACTCGTACCACCACCTATAGGACCTAAACGACTATCACGTGACATTCTAGCCAGCGGGTATTCTTCTATATAACCGTAACCCCCTAAATACTGAAGGCACTTATAAATCACTTCGTCTGCAATTTTTGTAGAAAGAAGTTTAGACATACTTGCCTCTTTTACAGGATAAAGACCTTTATCCAGCTCTTCTGCAATGGCATAATTAAAGCATTTTGACATTTCTACCTCGCTCATCATATCTGCAAGATTATGACGTAAGGCTTGATAAGTGTCTAATGACTTACCAAATGCAGTACGGTCTTTCATATAACCTATGGTGTATTCAAGAGCATACTCCGCACGCGCATGAGAATTAATTCCCATGATCAAACGCTCTAAAGCAAAATGTTGCATGATGTAAGGAAAACCTTTCCCTTCTTCTCCCATCAAATTCTCAGCAGGGATGCGTACATTATCAAATCCTATTTCTCCTGTATCACTTGCTCTCCATCCTAGTTTATTCAACTTAGTCGCACTGATACCTGGTGTCTCACGATCCATTACAAAAATAGAGATCCCTCTACCTTTTGCTTCCAAGTCTGTTTTTGCAGCTATCACTAAGTAATCACTGTAAACACCATTTGTTATGAAGGTCTTTGAACCATTAATAATGTAATGATCTCCGTCTTTTACAGCTGTAGTTCTCATTCCAGCTACATCACTACCTCCGAAAGGCTCCGTAATACCAAGACATCCTATTTTCTCACCCGTAAGTGTAGGAACTAAGTATTCTTGCTTGATGCGCTCATCTCCTTCTTTCAATAAATGTTGAGCTCCTAAAAATGCCTGCACCCACATTGCAGCCGCAAAGCCACCAGAATTGATACGCTGCATTTCCTCTAGAAAAATAACGGTGTAGAAAAAATCTAAATCAAGACCGCCATACTCCTCAGGATAATAGAGACCGAAATAACCCATCTCTCCCATTTTCTGAAAAATCTCCCGATCTATATGACCAGTTTCTTCCCATCTTTCAATATGAGGAACAGCTTCTTTATTTAAGAAATCTCTAAAACTTTGTCTGAAGGCTTCATGCTCCTCAGTAAAATATTTTGAATACATATAGTTGTTACAATATAATTATTGAAAAACATTTAAAATAGTTTTTAAATGCGAAATTCTCAGTTACGACTGAATTTATTAATCTAATGACAAATATAGCTGAATTAAAGCTAATTTTTCCTGCGGGAACCTAGATGTTAACATGACTTTATCCCAACTTTTAAAACCATCCCTTAAGGTTCTCTGCTCCACGAGCTTTTCTACTAGATAGTCGTCAAAATATGGAATAGATAACAACTCTTCTTCTGTAGCCGTATTCAATGCTATTTTAGAAAAATCTAATCGCGGCGCCACATAGAAAAGCTTCTTCAACTGCATCATGGTAGAATCCGTAAGTCCATAAACAGCTGTTACCTGTGAAATATCAACAAAGCCTTTGAGGCGTTCCCTTTCTTGTATGATTCTGTTAGATAGCGCCGGGCCTATCCCGTATACTTTTTTAAGTTCCTC of Nonlabens sp. Ci31 contains these proteins:
- the hpf gene encoding ribosome hibernation-promoting factor, HPF/YfiA family, which codes for MKVNMQAVNFDADLKLINFSQNKLDKLEQFYSKIINADVYLKVQKTSAPENKIAEIRLFVPGDDMVVKKTCKTFEQCIDECVASLERQLKKRKEKLAAH
- a CDS encoding tyrosine-type recombinase/integrase — protein: MDLTSYIEYLQLEKNYSSHTILAYEKDLNQFNFFLREEGVLGINEVNYSLIRGWVTSLLENGGSNRTVNRKMSSLKSYFKFLLKVGEITSSPAASYKSLKVSKKIQIPFSTEEVLKLLDSSYDSTNFVESRDFLIIELFYATGIRREELINIKLKDVDLVGQTIKVLGKRNKERIIPLVYSIKSHIEQYVVLRQSKVQPLTDELFTTSKGVKMYPSLVYRVIKSYFSKVSLKVKISPHVLRHTFATHLLDRGADLNAVKELLGHASLSSTQIYTHSSMATLKGVYGNAHPRSKK
- the rpsU gene encoding 30S ribosomal protein S21, coding for MLIIPVKDGENIDRALKRFKRKFDRTGKMRELRRRQQFTKPSVAKRAQNIKASYIQGLRDAENI
- a CDS encoding acyl-CoA dehydrogenase family protein, with amino-acid sequence MYSKYFTEEHEAFRQSFRDFLNKEAVPHIERWEETGHIDREIFQKMGEMGYFGLYYPEEYGGLDLDFFYTVIFLEEMQRINSGGFAAAMWVQAFLGAQHLLKEGDERIKQEYLVPTLTGEKIGCLGITEPFGGSDVAGMRTTAVKDGDHYIINGSKTFITNGVYSDYLVIAAKTDLEAKGRGISIFVMDRETPGISATKLNKLGWRASDTGEIGFDNVRIPAENLMGEEGKGFPYIMQHFALERLIMGINSHARAEYALEYTIGYMKDRTAFGKSLDTYQALRHNLADMMSEVEMSKCFNYAIAEELDKGLYPVKEASMSKLLSTKIADEVIYKCLQYLGGYGYIEEYPLARMSRDSRLGPIGGGTSEIMREIIAKMTLDGKDYKPAAK